In Henningerozyma blattae CBS 6284 chromosome 6, complete genome, the following are encoded in one genomic region:
- the COA4 gene encoding Coa4p (similar to Saccharomyces cerevisiae YLR218C; ancestral locus Anc_7.311), with product MSNINKSKYYNDALEEYKDMVSDTEKDNWDTRIDDTGCYIENLALQLCHAETNDWRKCMLEMQAFRRCWEIKGNRDRVPTIDRDDIPKSDSKFVTTSDILQTSLNPTTDMTSSEKK from the coding sequence atgtcaaatataaataaatcgAAATATTACAATGATGCACTTGAAGAGTACAAAGATATGGTCTCAGATACTGAAAAGGACAACTGGGATACGAGAATTGATGATACTGGCTGCTACATAGAAAACTTGGCTTTACAATTATGCCATGCTGAAACAAATGATTGGAGAAAGTGCATGCTAGAGATGCAAGCCTTTAGAAGATGTTGGGAAATAAAGGGTAATAGGGATAGAGTTCCTACCATTGATAGAGATGATATACCGAAGAGTGATAGTAAATTTGTGACTACTTCTGATATTCTGCAAACATCTCTAAATCCTACGACGGATATGACATCAAGTGAGAAAAAGTGA
- the SCM3 gene encoding Scm3p (similar to Saccharomyces cerevisiae SCM3 (YDL139C); ancestral locus Anc_7.312) has protein sequence MSKKSVSKKKDANLVSLKLLHGAFKGLLNNKNNKTNIKGKNSISKTKKSKPSSVKKIIATRNGITYIKSKENKPIPKLSDDQVMERHKLADKNMKDTWLKIIDKYENLTDQGDLIDLKTGEIVENNGHVQNINQSDSNSSPMGLIYQNGSRDKNSNTKSGYNHSIRYNSTLMDIINIQEDKKYGDEYSIWQESGEEDEDDDGAVEVDENVDTDNDGDDGDELSMVSPTKSLSDT, from the coding sequence ATGTCCAAGAAATCTGTTAGCAAGAAAAAAGATGCTAATCTCGTGTCCCTGAAGCTGTTACACGGGGCCTTTAAAGGacttttgaataataagaacaataaaactaatatcaaaggaaaaaattcaatatctaAAACCAAAAAATCAAAACCATCTTCcgtcaaaaaaataattgccACAAGAAATGGTATCACATATATTAAgtcaaaagaaaataaaccAATACCGAAGTTGTCAGATGATCAGGTAATGGAAAGGCACAAATTGGCcgataaaaatatgaaagaTACTTggttaaaaataatagataaGTATGAGAATCTAACAGATCAAGGGGACTTGATTGATCTGAAAACAGGTGAAATTGTCGAAAATAATGGTCAcgttcaaaatattaatcaatCGGATTCTAACTCTAGTCCAATGGGattaatatatcaaaaCGGTAGCCGAGATAAAAATAGCAATACTAAATCAGGATATAATCATTCAATTAGATATAATAGTACTTTGATggatataataaatattcaagaggataaaaaatatggtGATGAATATAGCATTTGGCAGGAAAGTGGGGAAGAAGATGAGGATGATGATGGTGCAGTAGAAGTGGATGAGAATGTTGATACTGATAACGACGGCGATGATGGTGATGAACTTTCAATGGTCAGTCCAACTAAATCTTTAAGTGACACATAA